In Astatotilapia calliptera chromosome 23, fAstCal1.2, whole genome shotgun sequence, a genomic segment contains:
- the aqp12 gene encoding aquaporin 12: MSGLNASLGYFVAAVTFVVSVRFLLKKRPRFSFISEFTSSFMLVACWLEVQTIVEVGEWAGGLGPDVTLTILFVVLLTHGIICGDASGNPSLAVQKFMKLEATTVTTLLDVAAQFIGAHLGLLAAKYYWSLELTDMHMIKNLMISECSTSLLVSVLQGFFTEFACALVLHIIHLNLCRRSALIRVPLIAVLLTFLSHSAKGYTSAYMNPSLAYGLTFHCSGFTFAEYAVVYWLGSLTGMTLAVLLYMGHIPRIFVKNLLYSQKTRFRVPKTDKAEMEIFTYQFSAAKRRF; the protein is encoded by the exons ATGTCTGGACTGAATGCGTCTCTCGGATACTTTGTGGCTGCTGTGACTTTTGTAGTCTCAGTTCGATTTCTCCTTAAAAAACGGCCACGGTTCAGCTTCATCTCAGAGTTTACATCTTCTTTTATGCTGGTGGCATGTTGGCTGGAGGTGCAGACCATCGTGGAGGTGGGCGAGTGGGCCGGGGGTTTGGGCCCTGATGTGACTTTAACCATACTGTTTGTGGTATTGCTCACACACGGTATAATCTGTGGTGATGCATCAGGGAATCCCAGCCTGGCTGTGCAGAAATTCATGAAGCTTGAGGCCACCACCGTAACCACACTGCTTGATGTTGCTGCCCAGTTTATTGGGGCTCACCTAGGCCTTCTTGCAGCCAAATACTACTGGAGCCTGGAGCTGACAGACATGCACATGATCAAAAACCTGATGATCAGTGAGTGCAGCACATCTCTGCTGGTTTCTGTGCTTCAGGGATTTTTTACCGAGTTTGCCTGTGCCCTCGTCTTGCACATCATCCACTTAAACCTATGCCGCCGATCTGCTCTGATCCGAGTGCCGCTGATTGCTGTCCTCCTAACATTCCTGTCCCATTCAG CCAAAGGTTATACCTCAGCTTACATGAATCCATCACTGGCATATGGACTCACCTTCCATTGTTCTGGATTTACCTTTGCAGAGTATGCAGTGGTTTACTGGCTGGGCTCTCTCACAG GTATGACTTTGGCTGTTCTCCTGTACATGGGCCATATTCCCAGAATCTTTGTCAAGAATCTGCTATACTCCCAGAAGACACGTTTCAGAGTGCCCAAGACAGACAAAGCAGAAATGGAAATCTTTACTTACCAGTTCTCAGCTGCAAAGAGAcgtttttaa
- the rpp21 gene encoding ribonuclease P protein subunit p21, with product MALHLKDKEAYQRLNYLYQAAHCVLAQNPENVELARFYCFSQKTIAKRLVLRQDPSVKRTLCKRCCSLLIPGVTATTRQKRKNSKTRFTVMRCLSCGQRKTLLNNPDYCLWADRAEAQLEQQKQKDSITSAKNQPKDTKNDGSQTSKLSSAPGATST from the exons ATGGCGCTCCACTTGAAAGACAAAGAAGCTTACCAGAGACTGAACTACCTTTACCAG GCTGCACATTGTGTTTTAGCTCAAAATCCGGAAAATGTGGAGCTGGCTCGTTTCTACTGCTTCTCACAGAAGACGATTGCAAAGCGTCTCGTTCTCAGACA AGATCCATCGGTGAAGAGGACATTGTGCAAGAGGTGCTGCTCTTTGCTCATTCCAGGTGTAACTGCTACAACAAGACAAAAAC GAAAAAACAGCAAGACTCGTTTTACCGTGATGAGATGTCTCAGTTGTGGACAGAGGAAGACCTTACTGAATAATCCAGATTACTGTTTATGGGCAGACCGAGCCGAGGCTCAGCTGGAGCAGCAAAAGCAGAAAG ATTCAATCACTTCTGCTAAAAATCAGCCAAAAGACACAAAGAATGACGGGTCACAGACATCAAAACTCAGTTCTGCTCCAGGTGCTACCAGCACGTAG